In a single window of the Podarcis raffonei isolate rPodRaf1 chromosome 14, rPodRaf1.pri, whole genome shotgun sequence genome:
- the ZNF598 gene encoding E3 ubiquitin-protein ligase ZNF598: MAASPRPEPRGSETPSSCVLCCGELEVVALGRCEHPICYRCSVRMRALCGVRYCAVCREELAQVVFGRKLASFSTIALNQLQHEKKYDIYFTDGKVYALYRKLLQHECPLCPEAKPFATIVDLEQHMRKQHELFCCRLCVKHLKIFTYERKWYSRKDLARHRIHGDPDDTSHRGHPLCKFCDERYLDNDELLKHLRRDHYFCHFCDSDGAQEYYSDYEYLREHFREKHFLCEEGRCSTEQFTHAFRTEIDYKAHKTACHSKNRAEARQNRQIDLQFNYALRHQRRNEGVVGGEDYEEVDRYNRQVRGGRSGPRGGQQNRRGSWRYKREEEDRDIAAAVRASVAAKRQEEKKRGEDKEDSSRAKKEDAKDLDLSTSKRGPKPPADVPAPKETAAKAVLSQDDFPAINSTAVGSVQSSAQPASVKLDEEDFPSLSAASSTAPTVSSAMSLTYTATARRSAFQEDDFPALVSKVQPNIKAASTLTSAWNCGSGKSMVKAMPTSNSSASQPARKATPSSSGKGGRKNKAALCNDDQESSSGLTSQEIRSAPTMVDVSSLLAASNSQTFVKVGKKKKVGAEKPRAASPSILQEAPAPIPSAEKAPEAEQVPTLPADADVPAIVNGHSEKCVGTCNASKEPPGLKKPPVASQTLLPQEDFPALGNSGPPRMPPPPGFNSVVLVNSPPPPPGLSVPLSKPPPGFTPIPPTSISESAPAPVKEPKPCQGPYLILDNFQQRNIHLIQSIKEFLQEDESQFNKFKTYSGQFRQGLISAAQYYKSCQELLGENFKKIFNELLVLLPDTAKQQELLAAHNDLKARLGSSASPIGRSRKNRKSAWQTDLGSDLDCCVCPTCQQVLTQQDLLSHKALHMEEEEEFPSLQAISRIIS, translated from the exons ATGGCGGCTTCGCCTCGGCCGGAGCCGCGCGGCTCGGagacacccagcagctgcgtgctGTGTTGCGGAGAGCTAGAGGTGGTGGCGCTGGGCCGGTGCGAGCACCCCATCTGCTACCGCTGCTCCGTGCGGATGCGGGCGCTCTGCGGGGTGCGCTACTGCGCCGTCTGCCGGGAGGAGCTGGCCCAG GTGGTCTTTGGGAGGAAGTTGGCATCCTTTTCAACTATTGCACTCAACCAGTTGCAGCACGAGAAGAAATATGACATCTATTTTACTGATGGAAAAGTTTATGCTCTCTATAG gaagcttctgcagcaCGAATGCCCGCTGTGCCCAGAGGCCAAGCCATTCGCCACCATTGTGGACTTGGAGCAGCACATGAGGAAGCAGCACGAGCTCTTCTGCTGCAGACTGTGTGTGAAACACCTGAAG ATCTTTACCTATGAGCGCAAGTGGTATTCGCGTAAGGACCTTGCCCGGCACAGAATCCACGGGGACCCCGACGACACGTCTCACCGCGGCCACCCCCTGTGCAAATTCTGTGACGAGCGCTACTTGGATAATGATGAATTATTGAAGCACCTGAGAAGAGACCACTATTTTTGCCACTTCTGTGACTCCGACGGGGCACAGGAATACTACAG CGATTATGAGTACCTCCGGGAACACTTCCGCGAGAAGCACTTCCTCTGCGAAGAAGGCCGGTGCAGCACCGAGCAGTTCACTCATGCCTTCCGGACTGAGATAGACTACAAAGCCCACAAGACGGCCTGTCACAGCAAGAACCGGGCAGAGGCCAGGCAGAACCGGCAGATTGACCTCCAGTTCAACTATGCGCTGAGGCATCAGCGGAGAAATGAGG GTGTCGTGGGTGGCGAGGACTATGAAGAGGTTGACCGATACAACAGGCAAGTGAGAGGAGGCCGGTCAGGGCCACGAGGAGGGCAGCAAAACCGAAGAGGCAGCTGGAGATATAAGAG GGAGGAAGAAGACAGAGACATTGCAGCAGCTGTCAGGGCATCTGTAGCCGCCAAAAGGCAAGAAGAGAAGAAGCGGGGGGAGGACAAAGAGGACAGCTCCCGTGCCAAAAAGGAAGATGCAAAAGATCTGGACTTGAGCACCTCCAAGCGGGGACCAAAACCTCCAGCCGATGTGCCAG CTCCCAAGGAAACTGCTGCAAAGGCTGTTTTGAGCCAAGATGACTTTCCTGCCATTAACTCGACAGCAGTGGGCTCTGTGCAGAG CTCGGCCCAGCCAGCCTCAGTGAAACTGGACGAAGAGGACTTCCCAAGCCTCTCTGCCGCCTCCTCGACTGCCCCTACGGTCTCATCGGCCATGTCCTTAACCTACACGGCCACAGCCAGGAGGTCGGCCTTTCAGGAGGACGACTTCCCGGCCTTGGTGTCCAAAGTGCAGCCAAACATCAAGGCGGCCTCGACCCTCACCTCCGCCTGGAACTGCGGCTCAGGCAAGAGCATGGTGAAAGCCATGCCCACCAGCAACTCCAGTGCCAGCCAACCGGCCAGGAAGGCAACCCCCAGCAGCAGCGGCAAAGGTGGCAGAAAGAACAAGGCTGCCCTTTGCAACGACGACCAGGAGAGCAGCAGTGGCCTGACTAGCCAGGAGATCCGCAGCGCTCCGACCATGGtcgacgtctcctctctgctggcGGCCTCAAACTCTCAGACTTTTGTCAAAGTgggcaagaagaagaaagttgGGGCCGAGAAGCCAAGGGCAGCCTCTCCCTCCATCTTGCAGGAAGCACCAGCCCCCATCCCTTCTGCGGAGAAGGCACCAGAAGCCGAGCAGGTGCCAACCTTGCCTGCCGACGCCGATGTACCAGCTATTGTGAACGGTCACTCAGAGAAGTGTGTGGGCACCTGCAACGCTTCTAAAGAGCCCCCTGGTTTGAAGAAGcccccagtggccagccagacccTGCTGCCTCAGGAAGACTTCCCAGCCCTCGGAAACTCTGGACCACCCCGAATGCCTCCACCCCCAG GCTTCAACTCTGTGGTGCTGGTTAATAGCCCCCCGCCACCTCCGGGACTGTCAGTGCCTCTTAGCAAACCACCCCCTGGCTTCACTCCTATTCCACCCACTAGCATCTCGGAGTCTGCCCCTGCTCCTGTGAAAGA gccaaaaccttgtcaggGACCCTATTTGATCCTGGATAACTTCCAGCAGCGGAACATCCATCTAATCCAGTCAATCAAGGAATTTCTGCAAGAAGACGAATCCCAGTTCAACAAATTCAAGACATACTCTGGGCAGTTCAGGCAG GGTCTGATTTCTGCAGCTCAGTATTACAAGAGTTGCCAGGAGCTGCTGGGCGAGAACTTCAAGAAGATCTTCAACGAGCTCCTTGTGCTGTTGCCGGACACGGCCAAGCAGCAGGAACTGCTTGCCGCTCACAATGACTTGAAGGCCAGGCTGGGCtcctccgcttcccccattggtaGATCCAGGAAGAACCGGAAGAGCGCCTGGCAGACAGACTTGGGCTCCGACCTCGACTGTTGCGTCTGCCCCACATGCCAGCAGGTGCTGACCCAACAGGACCTCCTTTCCCACAAAGCCCTgcatatggaggaggaggaggagttccccTCCTTGCAGGCTATCAGCAGGATCATCAGCTAG